A window of the Verminephrobacter eiseniae EF01-2 genome harbors these coding sequences:
- the thiD gene encoding bifunctional hydroxymethylpyrimidine kinase/phosphomethylpyrimidine kinase, which produces MTSPPFPPAPDRRAPDDDERQGAGPACVLVFNASDPSGAGGLTADITAIASVGGHPIAVVTGAYARDTAEIFDHFSFDDEVVAEQARTVLEDLAVQAIKVGFVGSPENISAIARITTDYDEVPVIAYMPNLSWWRDELIDEYLNAFRELLLPQASVLVGNHSTLWRWLLPDWSGQRSPTARDIARAAAEMGVPYTLVTGIALPEQFVENMLASPQVLLGGGKFELFDASFCGAGDTLSAALTALVACGNDLGEATGEALGYLDRCLDAGFRPGMGHILPDRMFWAAPGADDARDAEEDNPTIDDAQALEGFVMPPHDTKH; this is translated from the coding sequence ATGACCTCCCCCCCATTCCCTCCTGCGCCGGACCGCAGGGCACCCGACGATGACGAGCGGCAGGGTGCAGGTCCGGCCTGTGTGCTGGTGTTCAACGCCAGCGACCCGAGCGGGGCCGGCGGGCTGACCGCAGACATCACCGCCATTGCCTCGGTTGGCGGGCATCCGATTGCGGTGGTCACCGGCGCCTATGCCCGTGACACGGCCGAGATCTTCGATCATTTCAGCTTCGACGATGAGGTGGTGGCCGAGCAGGCGCGCACGGTGCTCGAAGACCTTGCCGTGCAAGCCATCAAGGTCGGCTTCGTCGGCAGCCCGGAAAACATCAGCGCCATCGCCAGAATCACCACCGACTACGATGAAGTCCCGGTGATCGCGTACATGCCCAACCTGTCCTGGTGGCGCGATGAACTGATCGACGAGTATCTGAACGCCTTCCGGGAATTATTGTTACCACAGGCTTCGGTGTTGGTTGGAAACCACAGCACGCTGTGGCGCTGGCTGCTGCCGGACTGGAGCGGCCAGCGCAGCCCCACGGCGCGCGACATCGCCCGGGCGGCGGCCGAGATGGGCGTGCCCTACACCCTGGTCACCGGGATTGCACTGCCCGAGCAGTTTGTCGAGAACATGCTGGCCTCGCCCCAGGTGCTGCTCGGCGGTGGCAAGTTCGAGCTGTTCGATGCCAGTTTCTGTGGCGCCGGCGACACGCTGTCGGCCGCGCTGACCGCCCTGGTGGCCTGCGGCAACGACCTGGGCGAAGCCACCGGCGAAGCGCTGGGCTACCTCGACCGGTGCCTGGACGCCGGCTTTCGCCCCGGAATGGGGCATATCCTTCCCGACCGCATGTTCTGGGCCGCGCCCGGCGCCGACGATGCCCGGGACGCCGAAGAAGACAATCCCACCATTGACGATGCACAGGCCCTGGAAGGCTTTGTGATGCCACCCCATGACACCAAACACT